The genomic DNA GGAGCCATAGCTGCCATAATAGCTGCTGGCCTCAACAGTAGCGGGTTGTTTACCAGTTTCGGTGGTGACGTTCACCACACCGCCGGAGGAGTTGCCATATAGCGCCGAGAAGGGGCCGCGCAACACGTCGATATGATCGATGCTGTTGATGTCGATATTCGATGTCTGCCCCTGACCGTCGGGCATGGTAGCCGGAATCCCATCCACATACATGCGCACGCCGCGCACACCATACGTAGAGCGTGAACCAAAACCACGGATTGACAACTGCAGATCCTGCGCATAGTTCTGCCGGTTTTGTACCTGTAACCCTGGCACGCCGCTGAGGGATTCTGACAGATTCACGCGTGGGGTGGCATGGCGCATATCGTCACCCGCCACCACGCTGACCGCAGCAGGGGTATCCAGTTCAGAGACCGCCTGCGGTGTGGCGGTGACGATGAGCGTTTGCTCGTCATCTGCCCGGGCATCTGAAAGGGAGATGAAGGGAAGGAGAAGAGCCGGAAGCGCAACCCGGCGAACAGAACTTATTTTCATGACACTCACTTGTGCGGAGGAACCCAAAAAATCAACCCGGGAATGGTAATGAATTTGTTAACGACATGAAAAGTTTAACGGCACATTCGGTTAATTCCAGGATTAAAAAGTTCTCCCCGACGCCACAACCTGAATAAATCCTCCACATTTATGCCATTAATGATTACTATTCGCATTTGAAAAACAACGCAATGCCATGACATTGCGAGCCGGAAGCGATGTGGAGCAGCAGATCATTTTGTTGAACAAAGGGAGTCGTCATGTCTTTACGTTTTCAGTCCACACCCCGCCTGCGCCGCTCGCTACTGCTCAGCGCACTCCTGCTCACTGGCAGCTTCAGCGCGCATGCCGCCGAAGAGATGCTGCGCAAAGCGGTAGGAAAAGGCGCTTACGAAATGGCTTACAGCCAGCAGGAAAACGCGCTGTGGGTCGCCACCGCGCAAAGCCGCAAAACTGATAAAGGCGGCGTGGTGTATCGCCTTGATCCGCAAAACCTGGATGTGACGCAGGTGATCCATAACGACCTGAAACCCTTCGGCGCGGCGATCAATACACAGACGCAGACGCTGTGGTTTGGCAACACCCTCAATGGCACTGTCACGGCGGTGGATGCGAAAAGCGGCGAGGTGAAAGGGCGCGTGATACTCGACAGCCGCCAGCGCAGCGACACGGTAAAACCGTTGCAGCCGCGTGAACTGGTGGTCAATGAAAAAACCAATACCGTCTATGTGACGGGCGTGGGTAAAGAGAGTGTGCTGTGGGTGATTGACGGCGCGACGCTCGCGCTGAAATCCACCCTGACCGGTACTGGTGCGTTTGGCACCGGGCTGGCGCTGGATGCCGGCGCGCAGCGCCTGTATGTGACTAACGCTGATGGCGAGCTGATCACGATCGATGCTGCCAGCAATACGATCCTGTCGCGCAAGAAACTGTCTGAAGACGGCAAAGAACATTTCTATCTCAATCTAAGCCTCGATACCGCCGGTCATCGCGCGTTTATCACTGATTCAAAACAGCCAGAAGTGTTGGTTGTTGATACCCGCAACGGCAAGGTACTGGAAAAAATCGCCGCCCCGGAATCGCTGGCAGTGCTGTTTAATCCGGCACGCAATGAAGTTTATGTCACGCACCGCCAGGCAGGGAAAGTCAGTGTCATCGACGCCAAAAGCTATCAGGTGGTGAAAACCTTCGATACGCCGACGCACCCCAACAGCCTGGCACTTTCCGCTGACGGCAACACGCTGTATGTGACGGTGAAACAAACCTCATCACGCCAGAAAGAAGCCACGCAACCTGATGATGTGATAAGGATTGCGTTGTAAGGCGGTCCTCTCTCTTCCTGGGAGAGAGGATATTTTACTTGACCGTTAGTAGGTATTTTTTGCTGATCAATTCACCTGATGAGTACATCGTTGAGACGGTATAAACTGAGATATCAATTTGTATAATTCCTCTTTGCGAAGGAAAGCCAGAGATAATGAGATTTTCATGATATCCACAATCTTTTGCACATTTTATATTTAAGTCTGGTGAGATGGTAAGGCTTCCATCGGAGGGGGTCATTCTGACTTTAGTATTGTTATTGGTAAAGTAAAATCGGTTGCCGTTGGTAAAATTTGCAATTATTTTTGCAGAGTAATACTCTCCGGTTAGCGCATCTGGCAGTGTATCATTCTCTGGCTGAAAGTTTACCTTATCCGAGCAAGAAGTTATGAGAATAAGAAAAGATAAAAACAAATACCGAATCATTTTTATTTAATTGGTTTAAAAACCAATCCCCCAAAGAAACGATTGAGAAAGAACGAGATGTCTGTATTTTCCTTTATTTGGTTATCCACCGTACCCCATGAAAACAATCGTAGAGTTATGTTTCTATTGCTGTCCTCGTGAACACATCCCTCCCAGACGATCCAATGACTCGGTATTGTTAGTATTGAATCACTTCCTTTCAGCAATCCGTCACTAATTAAGGCGACAATTCTGTACCCCTTGCTGGCGTAACTATTTAATTCGATGAACCCCTGCATACCCGCCTGGACAGGTCCTGCATTGCTAAAGATCTTTTCATATCCTGCCTTTTCAAACCATTCGGAAAGCGTACCCCACATTGTTACTCCTGCAACTGGCGAAACTATTGAATCATAGTCCAGAAAAGTATTGTCAGAATCCACTAACCCTGCGAGGGTCATCCAGTCAAGACCAGAGATGCCTGGTGTGCCATCATCATAATAAAACTTACCCGAAGGATGCCTGCAATCTATACCGGGTGAAACCTCCAGACGACCAATTCTGGTTTTCCCATACGACCATAACTCTCGTGCTGCTTGTCTGTAGATATCAGGGCGATCGACTTGCAAACAGTAAAAAAAAGCAGCAGAGCCGCAGACGCTCGCACCCATTTGATTCGGGTAATCAAGCTGATTAAATCTGTATTTTATTTGCGCATTTATTGCTTCTTTTTTAAAAGGGTCAAGCAAACTACCTGCAGGATATTCTTTTGCTATAAAAGCTCTTTCAGGTCTCATTATATTAATCGGAATTGTGTTTTTCCCTTCTCTGACAGGTCTGGTTGTCCCCATAGAGACAAAAAAGCAAGGGTTCTCTCGTTTCTCGGATGAGTATGCCTTTCCAGTGCTTAATTCCTCAAGCGTATACATTCCAACGAATGGATGCGGAGTTACGCACGTGATTGTTAACATAGTTTTCCTATATAATGTCACCTCCATGATGTAAATAACCATGAGAGCATCATCCGTATCCTGTGTTTCATGTTTTTGCGTTTCGTAAGTATCGGTGACTGGCTGCTGTTTTACATCGAGAAGAATATGCTTATTATGTTTTGAATCCATTCGGTAAATATACAGGTCATAGACAATGTAGGAAGGTGGAACATTAGACCTAATCCTTGTGCTTACCGTATATACAGACATGTTTTATCCTGAGATGTTGTTAAAAATGAAAATTTTATTAAACAGATTGGATGACCACTGTGAAGTAGCTAACATAAATTAATATAACCCATTGTAAATATTGAGATTAATTGATCTGATTTATATTTAAATGTTTTTTATTTAATATGAAAATATATCGCGCAAGCAGAAGCGACCATCCGCACCTATACTCAGTTTTTGTCTGAGGAGGTCGCTGATGATTACCGTTTATGGCGCACCGGGCTGGGGCTCCGCCATCAGTGAAGTGATGCTGACACTGGCGAAGATCCCCTACAAATTCGTCGATGTCAGTGGATTTGACCAGCCCGGGCCGCAGCAGGATGCGCTTTCCGCGCTGAATCCATTGTGCCAGATCCCCACGCTGAAAATGACCGACGGCAGCGTGATGACCGAAACCGCTGCCATCGCGTTGATGATTCTGGATGAATATCCGGCGCTGGCGCCGCCGCCCGACACG from Trabulsiella odontotermitis includes the following:
- a CDS encoding YncE family protein; this translates as MSLRFQSTPRLRRSLLLSALLLTGSFSAHAAEEMLRKAVGKGAYEMAYSQQENALWVATAQSRKTDKGGVVYRLDPQNLDVTQVIHNDLKPFGAAINTQTQTLWFGNTLNGTVTAVDAKSGEVKGRVILDSRQRSDTVKPLQPRELVVNEKTNTVYVTGVGKESVLWVIDGATLALKSTLTGTGAFGTGLALDAGAQRLYVTNADGELITIDAASNTILSRKKLSEDGKEHFYLNLSLDTAGHRAFITDSKQPEVLVVDTRNGKVLEKIAAPESLAVLFNPARNEVYVTHRQAGKVSVIDAKSYQVVKTFDTPTHPNSLALSADGNTLYVTVKQTSSRQKEATQPDDVIRIAL